Proteins encoded together in one Microcebus murinus isolate Inina chromosome 16, M.murinus_Inina_mat1.0, whole genome shotgun sequence window:
- the SPHK2 gene encoding sphingosine kinase 2 isoform X2, whose translation MAPPPPPLAASTPLLHGEFGSYPARGPRFALTLTSQALHIQRLRPKPEARPRGGLVPLAEVSGCCTLRSRSPSDSAAYFCIYTYPRGRRGARRRATRTFQADGAATYEENRAEAQRWATALTCLLRGLPLPGDGEITPELLPRPPRLLLLVNPFGGRGLAWQWCKNHVLPMISEAGLSFNLIQTERQNHARELVQGLNLSEWDGIVTVSGDGLLYEVLNGLLDRPDWEEAVKMPVGILPCGSGNALAGAVNQRGGFEPALGLDLLLNCSLLLCRGGGHPLDLLSVTLASGSRCFSFLAVAWGFVSDVDIQSERFRALGSARFTLGTVLGLATLHTYRGRLSYLPATGETASPTPTHGLPRAKSELTLAPDSAPPMAHSPLHRSVSDLPLPLPLPESALASPGSPEPLPILSLNGGGPELAGDWGGAGDAPLSPDPLLSSPPGSPKAALLSPIAEGPPEIPPSSGLPPATPDAPVAMSTWGPPDHLLPPLGTPLPPDWVTVEGDFVLMLAISPSHLGADMVAAPHARFDDGLVHLCWVRSGISRASLLRLFLAMEHGTHFSLGCPQLGYAAARAFRLEPLTPRGVLTVDGEQVEYGPLQAQMHPGLATLLTGPPGCTGREP comes from the exons ATGGCCCCGCCACCACCGCCATTGGCTGCCAGCACCCCACTCCTACATGGCGAGTTTGGCTCCTACCCAGCCCGTGGCCCACGCTTCGCCCTCACCCTCACATCGCAGGCCCTGCACATACAGCGCCTGCGCCCCAAACCTGAAGCCCGGCCCCGTGGTGGCCTGGTCCCACTGGCTGAGGTCTCAGGCTGCTGTACCCTGCGAAGCCGCAGCCCCTCAGACTCAGCAGCCTACTTCTGCATCTACACCTACCCTCGGGGCCGGCGTGGGGCCCGGCGCAGAGCCACCCGCACCTTCCAGGCAGATGGGGCAGCCACCTACGAAGAGAATCGTGCTGAGGCCCAGCGCTGGGCCACTGCCCTCACATGTCTGCTCCGAGGACTGCCGCTGCCTGGGGATGGGG aGATCACTCCTGAGCTTCTGCCAAGGCCACCCCGGTTGCTCCTGCTGGTCAATCCCTttggggggcggggcctggcctgGCAGTGGTGTAAGAACCACGTGCTGCCCATGATCTCTGAAGCTGGGCTCTCCTTCAACCTCATACAGACAG AACGACAGAACCACGCCCGGGAGCTGGTCCAGGGGCTGAACCTGAGTGAGTGGGACGGCATCGTCACTGTCTCAGGAGATGGGCTGCTCTATGAG GTGCTGAACGGACTCCTAGATCGCCCTGACTGGGAGGAGGCTGTGAAGATGCCCGTGGGTATTCTCCCTTGCGGCTCGGGCAACGCGCTGGCTGGAGCAGTGAACCAGCGCGGGGG GTTTGAGCCAGCCCTGGGTCTCGACTTGCTGCTCAACTGCTCACTGCTGCTCTGCCGGGGTGGCGGCCACCCGCTGGACCTGCTCTCCGTGACACTGGCCTCAGGCTCCCGCTGTTTCTCCTTCCTGGCTGTGGCCTGGGGCTTTGTGTCAGACGTGGATATCCAGAGTGAGCGCTTCAGGGCCCTGGGCAGTGCCCGCTTCACCCTGGGCACAGTGCTGGGCCTTGCCACATTGCACACATACCGAGGACGCCTCTCCTACCTCCCTGCCACTGGGGAGACTGcctcacccacccccacccacggCCTGCCCCGAGCCAAGTCAGAGCTGACCCTGGCCCCAGACTCAGCCCCGCCCATGGCCCACTCACCCCTGCATCGATCAGTGTCtgacctgcccctgcccctgcccctgcctgagtctgccctggcctcccctggCTCACCTGAACCTCTGCCCATCTTGTCCCTCAATGGCGGGGGCCCAGAGCTGGCCGGGgactggggtggggctggggatgCTCCTCTGTCCCCAGATCCACTGTTGTCCTCACCTCCAGGCTCTCCCAAGGCAGCTCTACTCTCACCTATTGCTGAGGGTCCCCCAGAAATTCCCCCATCCTCTGGGCTCCCACCTGCCACCCCTGATGCCCCAGTAGCAATGTCTACCTGGGGCCCACCTGACCACCTGCTGCCTCCACTGGGCACCCCACTGCCCCCAGACTGGGTGACGGTAGAGGGGGACTTTGTGCTCATGTTGGCCATCTCGCCCAGCCACCTGGGCGCTGACATGGTGGCGGCTCCTCACGCGCGCTTTGATGATGGCCTGGTGCACCTGTGCTGGGTGCGAAGTGGCATCTCACGGGCCTCACTACTGCGCCTTTTCCTGGCCATGGAGCATGGTACCCACTTCAGCCTGGGCTGTCCGCAGCTGGGCTACGCTGCGGCCCGTGCCTTCCGCCTTGAGCCGCTTACTCCTCGCGGTGTGCTCACGGTGGATGGGGAGCAGGTGGAGTATGGGCCGCTGCAGGCGCAGATGCATCCTGGCCTCGCTACTCTGCTCACTGGGCCTCCTGGCTGCACTGGGCGAGAACCCTGA
- the SPHK2 gene encoding sphingosine kinase 2 isoform X1: MNGHLEAEEQQDEKPDQELTGSWGHRPRSTLDRAEAMAPPPPPLAASTPLLHGEFGSYPARGPRFALTLTSQALHIQRLRPKPEARPRGGLVPLAEVSGCCTLRSRSPSDSAAYFCIYTYPRGRRGARRRATRTFQADGAATYEENRAEAQRWATALTCLLRGLPLPGDGEITPELLPRPPRLLLLVNPFGGRGLAWQWCKNHVLPMISEAGLSFNLIQTERQNHARELVQGLNLSEWDGIVTVSGDGLLYEVLNGLLDRPDWEEAVKMPVGILPCGSGNALAGAVNQRGGFEPALGLDLLLNCSLLLCRGGGHPLDLLSVTLASGSRCFSFLAVAWGFVSDVDIQSERFRALGSARFTLGTVLGLATLHTYRGRLSYLPATGETASPTPTHGLPRAKSELTLAPDSAPPMAHSPLHRSVSDLPLPLPLPESALASPGSPEPLPILSLNGGGPELAGDWGGAGDAPLSPDPLLSSPPGSPKAALLSPIAEGPPEIPPSSGLPPATPDAPVAMSTWGPPDHLLPPLGTPLPPDWVTVEGDFVLMLAISPSHLGADMVAAPHARFDDGLVHLCWVRSGISRASLLRLFLAMEHGTHFSLGCPQLGYAAARAFRLEPLTPRGVLTVDGEQVEYGPLQAQMHPGLATLLTGPPGCTGREP; encoded by the exons AAGCCGGACCAGGAGCTGACTGGGAGCTGGGGCCACAGGCCTAGGAGCACCCTGGACAGGGCTGAGGCCATGGCCCCGCCACCACCGCCATTGGCTGCCAGCACCCCACTCCTACATGGCGAGTTTGGCTCCTACCCAGCCCGTGGCCCACGCTTCGCCCTCACCCTCACATCGCAGGCCCTGCACATACAGCGCCTGCGCCCCAAACCTGAAGCCCGGCCCCGTGGTGGCCTGGTCCCACTGGCTGAGGTCTCAGGCTGCTGTACCCTGCGAAGCCGCAGCCCCTCAGACTCAGCAGCCTACTTCTGCATCTACACCTACCCTCGGGGCCGGCGTGGGGCCCGGCGCAGAGCCACCCGCACCTTCCAGGCAGATGGGGCAGCCACCTACGAAGAGAATCGTGCTGAGGCCCAGCGCTGGGCCACTGCCCTCACATGTCTGCTCCGAGGACTGCCGCTGCCTGGGGATGGGG aGATCACTCCTGAGCTTCTGCCAAGGCCACCCCGGTTGCTCCTGCTGGTCAATCCCTttggggggcggggcctggcctgGCAGTGGTGTAAGAACCACGTGCTGCCCATGATCTCTGAAGCTGGGCTCTCCTTCAACCTCATACAGACAG AACGACAGAACCACGCCCGGGAGCTGGTCCAGGGGCTGAACCTGAGTGAGTGGGACGGCATCGTCACTGTCTCAGGAGATGGGCTGCTCTATGAG GTGCTGAACGGACTCCTAGATCGCCCTGACTGGGAGGAGGCTGTGAAGATGCCCGTGGGTATTCTCCCTTGCGGCTCGGGCAACGCGCTGGCTGGAGCAGTGAACCAGCGCGGGGG GTTTGAGCCAGCCCTGGGTCTCGACTTGCTGCTCAACTGCTCACTGCTGCTCTGCCGGGGTGGCGGCCACCCGCTGGACCTGCTCTCCGTGACACTGGCCTCAGGCTCCCGCTGTTTCTCCTTCCTGGCTGTGGCCTGGGGCTTTGTGTCAGACGTGGATATCCAGAGTGAGCGCTTCAGGGCCCTGGGCAGTGCCCGCTTCACCCTGGGCACAGTGCTGGGCCTTGCCACATTGCACACATACCGAGGACGCCTCTCCTACCTCCCTGCCACTGGGGAGACTGcctcacccacccccacccacggCCTGCCCCGAGCCAAGTCAGAGCTGACCCTGGCCCCAGACTCAGCCCCGCCCATGGCCCACTCACCCCTGCATCGATCAGTGTCtgacctgcccctgcccctgcccctgcctgagtctgccctggcctcccctggCTCACCTGAACCTCTGCCCATCTTGTCCCTCAATGGCGGGGGCCCAGAGCTGGCCGGGgactggggtggggctggggatgCTCCTCTGTCCCCAGATCCACTGTTGTCCTCACCTCCAGGCTCTCCCAAGGCAGCTCTACTCTCACCTATTGCTGAGGGTCCCCCAGAAATTCCCCCATCCTCTGGGCTCCCACCTGCCACCCCTGATGCCCCAGTAGCAATGTCTACCTGGGGCCCACCTGACCACCTGCTGCCTCCACTGGGCACCCCACTGCCCCCAGACTGGGTGACGGTAGAGGGGGACTTTGTGCTCATGTTGGCCATCTCGCCCAGCCACCTGGGCGCTGACATGGTGGCGGCTCCTCACGCGCGCTTTGATGATGGCCTGGTGCACCTGTGCTGGGTGCGAAGTGGCATCTCACGGGCCTCACTACTGCGCCTTTTCCTGGCCATGGAGCATGGTACCCACTTCAGCCTGGGCTGTCCGCAGCTGGGCTACGCTGCGGCCCGTGCCTTCCGCCTTGAGCCGCTTACTCCTCGCGGTGTGCTCACGGTGGATGGGGAGCAGGTGGAGTATGGGCCGCTGCAGGCGCAGATGCATCCTGGCCTCGCTACTCTGCTCACTGGGCCTCCTGGCTGCACTGGGCGAGAACCCTGA
- the DBP gene encoding D site-binding protein, whose protein sequence is MARPVSDRTPAPVLLGGPAGAPPGGGALLGLRSLLQGTSKPKEPASCLLKEKERKAALPAATVPGPGLETGGPADAPAGAVVGGGSPRGRPGAVPGPGLLAPLLWERTLPFGDVEYVDLDAFLLEHGLPPSPPPPGGLSPEPSPARTPAPSPGPGSCGSASPRSSPGHAPARAALGAAGGHRAGLTSRDTPSPVDPDTVEVLMTFEPDPADLALSSIPGHETFDPRRHRFSEEELKPQPIMKKARKIQVPEEQKDEKYWSRRYKNNEAAKRSRDARRLKENQISVRAAFLEKENALLRQEVVAVRQELSHYRAVLSRYQAQHGAL, encoded by the exons ATGGCGCGGCCTGTGAGCGACAGGACCCCGGCCCCCGTGCTGCTGGGCGGCCCTGCCGGGGCCCCCCCTGGCGGGGGAGCGCTGCTTGGGCTGCGAAGCCTTCTGCAGGGGACCAGCAAGCCCAAAGAGCCAGCCAGCT GTCTCCTGAAAGAAAAGGAGCGCAAGGCGGCTCTGCCGGCAGCCACGGTTCCGGGGCCGGGCCTGGAGACTGGGGGTCCGGCGGATGCCCCAGCTGGGGCGGTGGTGGGCGGCGGGTCCCCACGGGGGCGCCCGGGGGCTGTGCCAGGCCCGGGCCTGTTGGCGCCGCTGCTGTGGGAGCGTACGCTGCCGTTCGGCGACGTGGAGTACGTGGACCTGGACGCCTTCCTGCTGGAGCACGGACTCCCGCCCAGCCCGCCGCCTCCCGGTGGCCTGTCGCCGGAGCCCTCGCCGGCGCGAACGCCCGCACCCTCCCCGGGGCCAGGCTCCTGCGGCTCGGCTTCCCCCCGCTCCTCGCCTGGGCACGCCCCCGCCCGGGCTGCCCTCGGGGCCGCCGGTGGCCACCGCGCAG GCCTAACTTCTCGGGACACACCCAGCCCTGTGGACCCAGACACCGTGGAGGTGCTGATGACCTTTGAACCCGATCCAGCAGATCTTGCCCTGTCTAGCATTCCCGGCCATGAGACCTTTGACCCTCGGAGACATCGCTTCTCAGAGGAGGAACTTAAGCCCCAGCCAATCATGAAGAAGGCGAGGAAAATCCAGGTGCCAGAGGAGCAGAAG GACGAGAAGTATTGGAGCCGGCGGTACAAAAACAACGAGGCGGCCAAGCGGTCCCGGGATGCCCGGCGGCTGAAGGAGAACCAGATATCAGTGCGGGCGGCCTTCCTGGAGAAGGAGAACGCCCTGCTGCGGCAGGAGGTGGTAGCTGTGCGCCAGGAGCTGTCCCACTACCGCGCCGTGCTGTCCCGCTACCAGGCTCAGCACGGGGCCCTGTGA